CTCCATCCTCTCGAACCCCTCGCCGCCGGCGAAATCGCGTTAGACGCCGCTCCCCCTGATCAGCGCCATGCGCAGACATTCGCAGGCCACTTCGTCGCGCTGGTTCAGCAGGCGGTGGCGAAAGGTGACGATGCCCGATCCGGGGCGCGATTTGCTCTCGCGCTTGTCGACCACCTCTGTTTCGCCGCGCATGGTGTCGCCGATGAACGTCGGATTGGGGTGCACCAGCTTGTCGTAACCCAGGTTCGCCACCAGCGTGCCGAGGGTAGTGTCGCCCACTGACAACCCCACCATCAGCGCGAAGGTAAAGGTGCCGTTGACGAGGATCTGCCCGAACTCGCTGGCCCGCGCAGCTTCGGCATCCAGGTGCAGCGGCTGCGGGTTGTGGGTCATCGTGGAAAACAGCAGGTTGTCGGTTTCCGTTACCGTGCGCCGAACTTCGTGCGCGATCGTTTCGCCCACCTGCCATTCGCCGAAGAACTTGCCCGCCATCGCTCGCCATCCTGTCCCGTCATTGTTCCGGACAGGCGGTTAAGCCGGTTTGACCCTTCGCGTCGACCCTCAAACCCCGGTCAATTACCCGTTGGCGGGAAAGATGCGCGGCCCGCTGCATTAGGTATGGCAGACAAGGACGAATTCATGACCATATCCATCAACGGACAGGATCACACCCTGCCCGACGACCCACGCACCAGCCTGCTCGATTTCATTCGCCGCGATGCCGGCCTCACCGGTACGAAGAAAGGCTGCGACCACGGCCAATGCGGTGCCTGCACCGTGCTGGTGAACGGGGTGCGGATAAATTCCTGCCTCTCGCTCGCGGTCACGCACGACGGCGACACGGTGACCACGATCGAGGGCCTTGGCCAGGTCGCCACGCCCAGCGCGATGCAGCAGGCCTTTGTCGATCACGATGGCTTCCAGTGCGGCTATTGCACGCCGGGCCAGATCTGCTCCGCCACCGCCATGCTGCAGGAAATCGCCGCGGGCTGGCCGAGCGATGCGACCGAGGATCTGGAAGCAAAGCCGCAAGTGACCGGCGAGGAGATACGCGAGCGGATGAGCGGCAACCTGTGCCGCTGCGGGGCCTATGCCAACATCGTCGCCGCCATCCAGCAGGTCGCCGACAACCAGGCCGCGGGAGAGAACGCATGAGGCCGTTCGATTACCAGCGCGCCCAGCGGCTGGAACATGCCTGCCAGCTTGGCACGCAGCCCGGCACTCTCGCGCTTGCCGGCGGCACCAACCTCATCGATTTGATGAAGCTGCAGGTGGAAGTGCCCGAAACCCTCGTCGACATCGGGCGGCTCTCGCTCGGAGAAATTGCCGAGGAGGGTGATGGCCTGCGCATCGGTGCGCTCGCCAGCAATACCGCCACTGCCGTGCATCCGCGCGTGCGATCGGACTATCCGGTGCTCGCCCGCGCGATCCTGGCCGGCGCGACGCAGCAGCTGCGCAACAAGGCGACGACCGGCGGCAATCTGGGCCAGCGCACCAGGTGCTATTACTTCACCAACATCGACCAGCCCTGCAACAAGCGTGAACCCGGATCAGGCTGCGGTGCGATCAAGGGCATTGCCCGCCTGCACGCTGTTCTCGGCGCAAGCGACCAGTGCATCGCGACCTATCCCGGCGACATGGCGGTGGCCATGGCGGCACTCGATGCGACGGTGCAGATCACCGGCGAGAAGGGCGACCGCAGCGTGCCCGTGCGCGAATTTCACCGCCTGCCCGGCGATACCCCGCAGATCGACAACGTGCTGGAAGCGGGCGAACTCGTGACTGCGGTGACCCTGCCCGCGCCGGTGGGCGGCACGCAGATCTATCGCAAGGTGCGCGAACGGTCCTCCTACGCATTTGCGCTCTGTTCGGTGGCTGCTGTGGTCGAGATGGCCGAAGGGCGTTTCACCCGCGCCGACCTTGCCTTTGGCGGGCTTGCGCACAAGCCGTGGCACGATCCGCGAATTGCCGAACTGCTGGTCGGCTCCGAACCCTCGCTGGCGCTGTTCGACAAGGCC
This is a stretch of genomic DNA from Aurantiacibacter arachoides. It encodes these proteins:
- a CDS encoding MaoC family dehydratase gives rise to the protein MAGKFFGEWQVGETIAHEVRRTVTETDNLLFSTMTHNPQPLHLDAEAARASEFGQILVNGTFTFALMVGLSVGDTTLGTLVANLGYDKLVHPNPTFIGDTMRGETEVVDKRESKSRPGSGIVTFRHRLLNQRDEVACECLRMALIRGSGV
- a CDS encoding 2Fe-2S iron-sulfur cluster-binding protein, translated to MTISINGQDHTLPDDPRTSLLDFIRRDAGLTGTKKGCDHGQCGACTVLVNGVRINSCLSLAVTHDGDTVTTIEGLGQVATPSAMQQAFVDHDGFQCGYCTPGQICSATAMLQEIAAGWPSDATEDLEAKPQVTGEEIRERMSGNLCRCGAYANIVAAIQQVADNQAAGENA
- a CDS encoding FAD binding domain-containing protein, translated to MRPFDYQRAQRLEHACQLGTQPGTLALAGGTNLIDLMKLQVEVPETLVDIGRLSLGEIAEEGDGLRIGALASNTATAVHPRVRSDYPVLARAILAGATQQLRNKATTGGNLGQRTRCYYFTNIDQPCNKREPGSGCGAIKGIARLHAVLGASDQCIATYPGDMAVAMAALDATVQITGEKGDRSVPVREFHRLPGDTPQIDNVLEAGELVTAVTLPAPVGGTQIYRKVRERSSYAFALCSVAAVVEMAEGRFTRADLAFGGLAHKPWHDPRIAELLVGSEPSLALFDKAADLLLEGAQGYGENDFKIPLARRTLAAVLCEATGVKP